One Hyphomonadaceae bacterium BL14 genomic window, TTCCACGCGCTGGATCAGCGCGGCGGGGATCTGGTTGAGGTCAGGAGCCTGGGTGCGGATGCCGCCCGGCTGCAGACGGCGTCCGTTGACCAGGACCAGGGTCCGGTTGGTGCCGAGGCCGCGCAGGTTGACCGAGGCGGTGCCGGTGGACGGGTTTACGGAGAACGCGTCGAGCGACGGGGTCACCTGCGGCAGGGTGCGCAGCAGGTCTTCCACGCGCGTGGTGCCCGAGAGGCGGAACTCTTCGGCGTCAACCTGGGTGACCGGGCTGACCGACACGAGGTTGGGGTTCGCAATACGCGTACCGGTGACGCGGATGACGTCGCTGGTCTGCGGCTGCGCGGCTTCCTCTTCCTGCGCGAGCGCAGGCGCGGTGGCGGTGAGGCCCCCGATGAGCGTGCTTGCCAGCAGGCAAGACTTCAACATGCTTCGCTTCACTTTTATTCTCCCCGAATGAGTAGCGGTTTCCTGACAACGGCGGCCCGGAAAGCTGATCCGGAGCGCGCGCGGCCTTTCGAGACGGGAGATCCCGTCACCGGCGCAACGCTAGTTGTCGCCCGACTGTCACGTCAACCTTGCCAGAGTGTCATACTTCGAGAATGCCCGTCATTTTTCAAAGCTGTGGCGCAGGTGCACCACTTCCTTTCAGCCGCCGCCCCAGCCGCGCCCGCCGGCACCGGCACCGCTGCAGATCAAGCATCACAGCAAATGCCGTGTCATTGCTGCGTTTTAAGCCGTCAGCACGCACCGGGATTTGCCATACGAGCCAAAGAAAGCGGCGGTCCGCAATAAAGTTGGTATACTCTTTAGCGGCTGCTCGGGCTCAATTCGCCGTGCAGCCACCAGCCCACGGGCCGTCCTGCGCTGTCGTGCACCGATTCAGGGCCACCTGTGGATAATCCGGCGGCCCGCGCGGCCTCTGCCAGCGCGCGCGCCGCGGTTTCATCCAGAGAGGCGTCCGTCATCAATGTCAGCCGCGCGCTATGCGCCGAGACCTCGTCCAGTACGGTCTGCGCATTCTCAATGAGGTAAGGCGGCGGGAAGCGGTCTTTCTTGTTGAGTATTTCCGCCAGGAAGCTCATCGCCCAGTGCGTTGTCTCGTCGAGCGTACGGGCGGCCTCCTCGGCGAACAGGCGGCGCACACGCTCCAGCACCGGCGACTCATCCTGCCCGCGCGCACGGGCCTCGCCCAGTGCGCGCACCTGGGCCGCCAGCCCGTCTGGCGCGATCAGACTGGCCGCGCGGGCGATTCGCGTGCGGGCCGCCGCCACCGCTTCGCCATCGCGCGCATGGGCCAGCACGCCCAGCTGCCCGCCGGGCGCCAGCACGCGCGCCGCTTCACGCAGCGCCGCCCGGGTGTCGGCATATTCCAGTCCAAACTGGGAAATGGCGGCATCGAAGACGTCCGACTCGAACGGCAGAGCCTCCAGGGCGGCACCGGCCACCAGGCGTGCGCCCGCGACCGGCGCCAGCGCCTGGGCGTAATCCGCGCCGGTCACCGTAAAGCCATGGGAATGCGCAACAGCCAGCCGGGTCAGCGCGCCCGCCCCGCAGGCCAGATCCAGCACCCGCGCACCTGGCGCCAGCGCGTCGAAAAAGCCTTTCCAGACAAAGCCCGTGTCGAAGGGCTGGCCGCCGGCGAAACAGCTATGGGTCTGGCCCGACGCCCAGTACCGGCTCCAGGTCTCGCGTCCGTCCATGAAGAGGCTCTCCGATTGGTACCGGCGTGAGCCTAGCGCCCCGGCCTGCCCGCGTCAGCGTCAACATGCCCCCCAACGCAGCGCGGCCCGGCTTTGTGGGCCGGGCCGCGTCGCATAGCGTCAGGGACGGTGCCGATTACTCGACGATCTTGGCCACCACGCCGGCACCCACGGTGCGCCCGCCTTCACGGATGGCGAAGCGCAGCTTCTCTTCCATCGCGATCGGGGTGATCAGCTCGACATTGATCTCGACATTGTCGCCCGGCATCACCATCTCGGTGCCGTCCAGAAGGCTCACCACACCCGTCACGTCCGTCGTGCGGAAGTAGAATTGCGGACGGTAATTGGTGAAGAACGGCGTGTGACGGCCACCCTCTTCCTTGGTCAGGATATAGGCCTCGGCCACGAACTTCTTGTGCGGCTTGATCGTGCCCGGCTTGCACAATACCTGGCCGCGCTCCACGCCCTCGCGGTCAACGCCGCGCAGCAGAACGCCCACATTGTCGCCCGCCTGGCCCTGGTCGAGCAGCTTGCGGAACATCTCGACACCCGTGCAGATCGTCTTCTTGGTGTCGCGCAGGCCCACAATCTCGATCTCGTCGCCCACTTTCACGATGCCGCGCTCGACACGCCCCGTCACCACCGTGCCACGGCCCGAAATGGAGAACACGTCCTCGATCGGCATCAGGAAGGGCTGGTCAATGGCACGCTCCGGGGTCGGGATGTACTCGTCCACAGCCGCCATCAGCGCACGGATCTGATTCTCGCCGATCTCGGGCTGCGTACCGTTCATGGCGTGCAGCGCCGAGCCCGCAATGATCGGAATGTCGTCGCCCGGGAAGTCGTAGGACGACAGAAGCTCGCGAACCTCCATCTCCACCAGCTCCAGAAGCTCGGCGTCGTCGACCTGGTCAACCTTGTTCAGGAACACAACCAGAGCCGGCACACCCACCTGACGGGCCAGCAGAATGTGCTCGCGCGTCTGCGGCATCGGGCCGTCCGCCGCGTTCACAACCAGGATCGCGCCGTCCATCTGCGCCGCGCCCGTGATCATGTTCTTCACATAGTCCGCGTGGCCCGGGCAGTCGACGTGCGCATAGTGACGGCCCGGCGTCTCGTACTCGACGTGCGCCGTCGAGATCGTGATCCCGCGCGCCTTCTCTTCCGGCGCACCGTCAATCTGGTCATACGCACGGAACTCGCCGAAATACTTCGTAATCGCAGCCGTCAGCGTCGTCTTGCCATGGTCAACGTGACCAATCGTGCCAATGTTGACGTGCGGCTTGTTACGCTCAAACTTACCCTTGGCCATTGTCTTTAGACCCTCACGCTGGAGCTGTGCATGGACGTCCTGCTTGCCGGGCGCCCTTGAAAACTGAGGGCGGGGCATAGCGCCCGCGCGGCGCGCTTGCAAGTGTCAAACGCGGCCCCGCCCTGCGGGCTCAGGCCGGCACGATATCCATGGCCATGGTCAGGCGCGCCTGCTCGCCGCCAAACGGAACGGTGCCGTGCCACATATAGGACGGGAACAGGACCAGCATGCCCGGTTCGGGCTTCACCCAGTGCTGGGCACTCTGGGCCGGCGTGACAGGAATGCCCGCCTCGCCAAAGCGGATCCAGCCCTCGCGCCCGCCCGCCGAAACCGCATCCGGCAGCTCCACATAGAAGGCCGAGGATATCCAGCCGTCCGGGTGGACGTGATCGGTATGAAATCCGCCCGGCGTCAGCCAGACCGACCAGACGCCGTGAATGCGCCAGCGCCCCGCGCGGCGCCGCCGCAAGGGATCACCCCCCTCCCCCAGCCCCTCGATATAGGCGTCCACCAGCGGGTCCAGCGCCTGGCGGAACGCCTGGATGGCGGGGGTTTGCACCGACAAGATATCCGGACGCTGACTGCCATGTCGCACCGATTGGCCAAACGGGTGGGTGCGATAGGGATGGGCCGCTTTCAGCTCGGCGGCGAGGTCGGCCAGATACGCCGCCTGGCTGGTCCAGCCCGGCGGCGGGGCGATGGTCTGCGGGCGCACCAGCGCGTGATAGTCATAGAGCCCGTCAAAGCGCCGGTCGCCGCTCATGCGCCAGGCCATGGCCTGCAGATTGACCGCGTTCTGATTGTCCGGTGCCAGCGCCACAAGGCGCTGCGCGGACGCTTGCGCGGCTTCGCCATCTCCGGTGGCCAGGCAGACATGGGTCCAGGCCTCCAGCGCGGTGAGGCCTTCGGGCGCAATCTGCAGCGCCTGGCGCGCCCGCGCACGTGCGCTGTCCAGCTGCCCGGCGCGGGTGAGCAGATAGACTGCTGCACATTGCAGCACGAGCTGGCGCGGCTCGCGCACCGCCAGCGCCTCCATCTGCGCGCACGCGCCCTCAAGATCGCCCATGTAATCGAGCGCGCGCGCCCGCACATATTCCAGCGGCCCGAAACCCGGGCGGGCCGCGATGTCACGCTCCAGCCCGTCCAGCGCCTGTGCCTGATCGCCGGTGCGCATCCAGATCAGCTGGCAGCGCTCCAGCTGGGCGTCCACCATCGCCGCATTGATAGCGCACGCCGCGTCATAGGCCTCCGCCGCGGCATCAAGCGCGCCCAGCTGCATCAGCGCGCGCGCCAGCACAACCCGCGTCTCGCCCGCCTTCAGCCCCAGCGCGATGGCCCGGCGTGCATTGGCGGCGCTGGCCTCGTGACGCCCGCAATCGCCCTGGCTGGCGGCCAGGTTGTGCAGCGCCACCGGATTGTCCGGATACGCGGCTGCCGCCAGTTCATGCACCGCCAGCGCCTCTTCCAGACGCTTTTGCGCCTTGAGCGCATCGGCGCGCGCGCACAGGGCCTGCAAGGATTCGGGCATGCGGCATCCTCCCACAACCACGCCAGCGAGCCGCGCGCGGAAGGCGGCGTCAAGGGCCGGGGCGCAGAGTTCGCGCCCGTCAAATCATCAAGTGGGGAGAAAACCTGGAGCGGGTGGACGGGATCGAACCGACATATTCAGCTTGGAAGGCTGACGTTCTACCATTGAACTACACCCGCGCGGGACCGGTTTGATACAAGCTGATGGCGCGCGCGTCGAGACCTTCGGCGCCAAGCATGCTCAGGCGCGCGCCGTGATCGGCTGGGGTCCGGTCCAGGCCGCCAGCGTCTCGCGGTAGAGCGGATCGGGCGTGATCGACAGGGCCGCGCGCGCGCCGTCCAGCGGCAGGGCGAACAGGTCTGACAAATCCTGCACCGGCATCGGCCTGGCCGCACGCGCCATGGCGGCGGCGTTGCGCATCATGCGCCCCACAGGCCAGCTCATGATTTCCGAGCGGATGCGCAGACCCGCCATGGCCCCCAGCAAACGGGAGCCGCGCGAGCCGGTCTGCACGCCTGTGAACACCAGCAGCAGCGCCTCGCCCAGCGGATTGCGGCCATAGCCGGTGAGCACGTGGTACAAATCATGGGTCAGGCTCATCGACCACATATAGGCGCTGAACTGCGGGTAATCGCGGTCCAGCATCTCGTAATGGCCGGGGTTTACCGCCACCGCGGCCTCGTGCACGCCCAGCGGATCGAGGCCTTCGCTATCGAGATATTGCAGATAGGCCGCCGCGAACGTGCCCGGCCCGTGGGCCTCCAGTTGCGCACGGCCGGTGAGCGCATCGGCGAGGCTCTGGCGGTTGGCGATTACGCCGCGGCCATACTCGCTGTCGCAAAAGCGCCGGAAGCTGTCTTCGCCCGTGCGCCCCTGGGCCGCCGAAAAGAAGCGGAAGACGTGACGGGTGTCTTCAGGATCATTGATCAGATCGCGAAACGCGCCGAGCGCCGCCAGCGGCCGCAAGGGCTGGAACGGAAAGGCGCAGTCGCCGGTTGAAGACGCGGCCATGTCGGCCTCCTTCGATGATCAGGCACGAAGCATGAGCATAACCCGGCCGGAGACAAAAGTGAACGCCGTTCACATTGGCTGTGCCGCCACGCCGCGACCGAGCGGTTCACTGGCCGCCTCAGCCTTGCCCGCGCCACCGGCTGCAAACGCGTCTCAGTTGAGGCGCGCGAATGCCTCTCAGTGACTTGTCAAATATCTTTCAATCACTTGGCCGACACAGAATCGATGCTACATTAGCCGACAATCTGTTTTCTGAACCGGAGCCGAATCAATGAAGGGCGATCCCAAGGTCATCGAGCACCTGAACAAGGCGCTGAAGCTGGAGCTGACCACGGTCAACCAGTACTTCCTGCATGCGCGCATGCTGAAAGATTGGGGCTTTTCGCGCCTGGCCAAGGTGGAATACGAAGAATCCATCGATGAGATGAAGCACGCCGATGCGCTGATCGAGCGCATCCTGTTCCTGGAAGGCCTGCCCAATGTGCAGGATCTGGGCAAGGTGCTGATCGGCGAGACGGTCAAGGAAATCCTGGAATGCGATCTGGAGGCCGAGCGCCGCGCGCATCCGATCTACAAGGACGCCGTCGCCTATTGCGAAAGCGCCGGGGACTATGTCTCGCGCCAGCTGTTTGATTCCATCCTGAAGTCCGAGGAAGAGCATATCGACTTCCTTGAGACCCAGCTGGGCCTGATCGAGAAAATCGGCGAAGACCGCTACATGCAGTCCCAGATGGGCGGCCACGACGACTGACGGGCCGCCTTCAGGCCCGCCATTCCGGCATCCCTTCAGGCGCGGCGGATCATTCCGCCGCGCTCAATGTCGGATCCGTCCACTTTTCGCGCATCGTCACCAGCTCTTCGGCGACCGTGGGATGCACCGCGCAGGCCGCGTCGAACTGGGCCTTGGTGAGCTTGGCTTTCACCGCAATGCCCACTGCCTGGATGATCTCCGGCGCGTCATCGCCCACGATGTGCACGCCCACCACCACCTGATCCTCGGCGCGGACCACCAGCTTCATCAGCATCCAGTCCGGCTTGGCGGTCAGCATCCCCTTCATCGGGCGAAACTTGCTCTTGTAGATATCGATCTTGCCATGCGCGCGCCGCGCATCTGCCTCGCTCAGGCCCACACTGCCCACGGGCGGCTGGGTGAAGACGGCTGACGCAATATCGCTGTGGTCAAAGGCAGTAGGCCGGTCGTGAAAGACCGTCTGGACAAAGGCCATCGCCTCGCGAATTGCGACAGGCGTGAGGTTCACCCGGTTGGTCACATCGCCCACGGCGTAGATGTGGTCAACGCTGGTGCGCGAGTATTCATCGACCTTGATCGCGCCGCTTTCCAGCACCTCGACCCCGGCCGCCTCCAGGCCCAGCCCGGCGGTATAGGGATCGCGCCCGGTCGCCAGCACCACCGCGTCGGATTCCAGCGTGTCGCCAGTGTCCAGATGGACGGTGTGGAAGCCTTCGCGTTCAGACGGCTCGATGGACGTGAACACCGCATGGGTGATCACACGCACGCCGCAATCTTGCAGCTGTTCATGGACGAAGGCACGCACGTCATCGTCAAACCCGCGCAGCACCGTGTCGCCGCGATAGACCAGGCAGGTTTTCACCCCCAGCCCTGCGAACACCTGGGCAAATTCGCACGCGATATACCCGCCCCCGGCGATCACCAGATGTTCGGGCAGTTTGTCGAGATGAAACAATTCATTGGACGTGATTGCATGCTCTGCGCCGGCCACGCCCTCGGGCCGGTTGGGCACCCCGCCCGTGGCGATCAGAATGGTGCGCGCCGTGACGGTGCGCCCTGATTTGACCAGGCGGATCTCGTGGGGACCGGCCAGCTCGGCGCGGTCCTCGATCAGCTCCACCCCGGCATTGGCGAGATTCTTCGCGTAGATGCCCGACAGGCGATCCACCTCGCCCAGCATGGCATCGCGAAACACCGGCCAGTCAAACTGCGACTCGCCGATGCGCCAGCCATAGCCTTCAGCCTGCCGGAAGGTTTTGGCGAAGCCCGAGGCGTAGACCATGAATTTCTTGGGAACGCAGCCGCGGATGACGCAGGTCCCGCCCGGCCGGTATTCCTCGGCCACCGCCGTCCTGGCGCCGGACAGGCTGGCGAGGCGCGATGCGCGCACCCCGCCAGACCCGGCGCCGATGGTGAAAAGGTCGTAATCGAAATCGGCCATGGGGCATCCAGTGCTGCGTCAGTGTCCTGTGGGGACTAACTGACGGCCCGGAGCCCGCTGGTCAATTCACGCGTCTGCGACCGATTGCCGTTTACGAGGCGTGCGCGCGCGGCTTGCTGCGGTTCTGACCGCCGCCCTGGCCGCCCTGGCCGCCCCGGCTTCCGCCCTGACCGCCACGATTGCCGCCACCCTGACCGCCACGGCTTCCGCCCTGGCCGCCCCGATTGCCGCCGCCCTGGCCGCCGCGGTTTCCACCGCCCTGACCGCTGCGCTCGCCGCCCTGGGCACCCTGAGCGCCGCGTTCACCGCGTTCACCGCCGCCGGAGCCGGCAGCGCGCGGACGTCCGCCGCCGCCACCACCACCGCCGCCACGCTTCTGCTGCGGACGTGCCGGACGTGCAGCAGACCCGCGGGCCATCGGCGGCGCTTCATTGAGCCCGGCAATGGGTTTGCCGGTCAGCTTTTCGATGTCCTTCAGGAGGCCCCGCTCATCGGGTGCCACGAGCGACACGGCCCGGCCCGTCGCGCCGGCGCGCGCGGTGCGGCCGATGCGATGGACATAGCTCTCGGCCACATTGGGCAGCTCGTAATTGACCACCAGCTCGATGCCGTCGACATCGATGCCGCGCGCGGCGATGTCCGTGGCCACCAGAACCGGGGCCGCGCCGGAGCGGAATGCCGCCAGAGCGCGCTCGCGCTGGCCTTGGGTCTTGTTGCCGTGGATGGCCGCGGCCTTGTGGCCGTACTCCACCAGGCGCTTGGTGACCTTGTCGGCACCGCGCTTGGTGCGCGTGAAGATGATCGCCCGGCGGCCCGCTTCCGGGGCCAGCAGATCGATCAGCGCGTCCGGCTTGGCGCCGCCGTCCACGTAGAACACGTTCTGGGTGATGGCCTCGATCGGACGCGAGGGTGCCGAGACCGAAATCGTGGCCGGATCGTCCAGGAAATCGTCCGCCAGCTGGCGGATGGCCTGGGGCATGGTGGCCGAGAACATCACCGTGGTGCGCGGACGCGCCGCAGCCTGCAGGATGCGGCGGATCGCCGGCATGAAGCCGAGATCGAGCATCTGGTCGGCTTCGTCCAGAACCACCGTGCGCGTCAGGTCCAGGCGCAGCTTGCCCGCCTGCATGTGATCGAGCAGACGGCCGGGCGTGGCCAC contains:
- a CDS encoding methyltransferase domain-containing protein — translated: MDGRETWSRYWASGQTHSCFAGGQPFDTGFVWKGFFDALAPGARVLDLACGAGALTRLAVAHSHGFTVTGADYAQALAPVAGARLVAGAALEALPFESDVFDAAISQFGLEYADTRAALREAARVLAPGGQLGVLAHARDGEAVAAARTRIARAASLIAPDGLAAQVRALGEARARGQDESPVLERVRRLFAEEAARTLDETTHWAMSFLAEILNKKDRFPPPYLIENAQTVLDEVSAHSARLTLMTDASLDETAARALAEAARAAGLSTGGPESVHDSAGRPVGWWLHGELSPSSR
- the tuf gene encoding elongation factor Tu codes for the protein MAKGKFERNKPHVNIGTIGHVDHGKTTLTAAITKYFGEFRAYDQIDGAPEEKARGITISTAHVEYETPGRHYAHVDCPGHADYVKNMITGAAQMDGAILVVNAADGPMPQTREHILLARQVGVPALVVFLNKVDQVDDAELLELVEMEVRELLSSYDFPGDDIPIIAGSALHAMNGTQPEIGENQIRALMAAVDEYIPTPERAIDQPFLMPIEDVFSISGRGTVVTGRVERGIVKVGDEIEIVGLRDTKKTICTGVEMFRKLLDQGQAGDNVGVLLRGVDREGVERGQVLCKPGTIKPHKKFVAEAYILTKEEGGRHTPFFTNYRPQFYFRTTDVTGVVSLLDGTEMVMPGDNVEINVELITPIAMEEKLRFAIREGGRTVGAGVVAKIVE
- a CDS encoding putative 2OG-Fe(II) oxygenase: MPESLQALCARADALKAQKRLEEALAVHELAAAAYPDNPVALHNLAASQGDCGRHEASAANARRAIALGLKAGETRVVLARALMQLGALDAAAEAYDAACAINAAMVDAQLERCQLIWMRTGDQAQALDGLERDIAARPGFGPLEYVRARALDYMGDLEGACAQMEALAVREPRQLVLQCAAVYLLTRAGQLDSARARARQALQIAPEGLTALEAWTHVCLATGDGEAAQASAQRLVALAPDNQNAVNLQAMAWRMSGDRRFDGLYDYHALVRPQTIAPPPGWTSQAAYLADLAAELKAAHPYRTHPFGQSVRHGSQRPDILSVQTPAIQAFRQALDPLVDAYIEGLGEGGDPLRRRRAGRWRIHGVWSVWLTPGGFHTDHVHPDGWISSAFYVELPDAVSAGGREGWIRFGEAGIPVTPAQSAQHWVKPEPGMLVLFPSYMWHGTVPFGGEQARLTMAMDIVPA
- a CDS encoding ubiquinone biosynthesis protein COQ4, with translation MAASSTGDCAFPFQPLRPLAALGAFRDLINDPEDTRHVFRFFSAAQGRTGEDSFRRFCDSEYGRGVIANRQSLADALTGRAQLEAHGPGTFAAAYLQYLDSEGLDPLGVHEAAVAVNPGHYEMLDRDYPQFSAYMWSMSLTHDLYHVLTGYGRNPLGEALLLVFTGVQTGSRGSRLLGAMAGLRIRSEIMSWPVGRMMRNAAAMARAARPMPVQDLSDLFALPLDGARAALSITPDPLYRETLAAWTGPQPITARA
- the bfr gene encoding bacterioferritin, whose translation is MKGDPKVIEHLNKALKLELTTVNQYFLHARMLKDWGFSRLAKVEYEESIDEMKHADALIERILFLEGLPNVQDLGKVLIGETVKEILECDLEAERRAHPIYKDAVAYCESAGDYVSRQLFDSILKSEEEHIDFLETQLGLIEKIGEDRYMQSQMGGHDD
- the gor gene encoding glutathione-disulfide reductase; the encoded protein is MADFDYDLFTIGAGSGGVRASRLASLSGARTAVAEEYRPGGTCVIRGCVPKKFMVYASGFAKTFRQAEGYGWRIGESQFDWPVFRDAMLGEVDRLSGIYAKNLANAGVELIEDRAELAGPHEIRLVKSGRTVTARTILIATGGVPNRPEGVAGAEHAITSNELFHLDKLPEHLVIAGGGYIACEFAQVFAGLGVKTCLVYRGDTVLRGFDDDVRAFVHEQLQDCGVRVITHAVFTSIEPSEREGFHTVHLDTGDTLESDAVVLATGRDPYTAGLGLEAAGVEVLESGAIKVDEYSRTSVDHIYAVGDVTNRVNLTPVAIREAMAFVQTVFHDRPTAFDHSDIASAVFTQPPVGSVGLSEADARRAHGKIDIYKSKFRPMKGMLTAKPDWMLMKLVVRAEDQVVVGVHIVGDDAPEIIQAVGIAVKAKLTKAQFDAACAVHPTVAEELVTMREKWTDPTLSAAE
- a CDS encoding DEAD/DEAH box helicase — translated: MTTFSQLGLAEPVLRAVTAEGYDTPTPIQARAIPLFLTGRDMVGLAQTGTGKTAAFVLPLLTRLLADNKKAPGLSCRALILAPTRELAAQIGVSVAAYGKFTGLTHTVVYGGAKAGPQIRALARGVDVLVATPGRLLDHMQAGKLRLDLTRTVVLDEADQMLDLGFMPAIRRILQAAARPRTTVMFSATMPQAIRQLADDFLDDPATISVSAPSRPIEAITQNVFYVDGGAKPDALIDLLAPEAGRRAIIFTRTKRGADKVTKRLVEYGHKAAAIHGNKTQGQRERALAAFRSGAAPVLVATDIAARGIDVDGIELVVNYELPNVAESYVHRIGRTARAGATGRAVSLVAPDERGLLKDIEKLTGKPIAGLNEAPPMARGSAARPARPQQKRGGGGGGGGGRPRAAGSGGGERGERGAQGAQGGERSGQGGGNRGGQGGGNRGGQGGSRGGQGGGNRGGQGGSRGGQGGQGGGQNRSKPRAHAS